In Sphingobacterium zeae, one genomic interval encodes:
- a CDS encoding LacI family DNA-binding transcriptional regulator: MKRFTLKEIGRQLNLSPGTISKALNDSHEISAETKKLILDFTQKINYIPNFSAKSLKTGRSNTLAIIVPFISSSFFFDFYEDISLILSQTNYKLILLQTFNDEKKEKEALELCIQSNIEGIIISPVKNDSSLSLLFYIMEQICPVIIFDRINHQLDTFKIGIQNNKVIYQATEEMIKNKRENIILLLCKDIGGNVSRIKGYKDALFNASIPFKEENIVEISYSSPKDNIDDELESKINTLLNKPSAPNALLSTTDTLSLKVLHILNKLEVKIPDDMNLIGFSNTPFANSLNPSLTTITQPTQLMAEKSVELLLQMLKKKNKKNYFEFETYFLDCSIEHRKSTSSL; encoded by the coding sequence ATGAAGAGATTTACGTTAAAAGAGATTGGCCGACAGTTAAACCTATCTCCAGGAACCATTTCCAAAGCACTAAACGATAGCCATGAAATTAGCGCAGAAACAAAAAAGTTAATTTTAGATTTCACGCAGAAAATTAATTATATACCAAATTTCTCCGCAAAAAGCTTAAAAACGGGGCGATCAAACACCCTAGCGATCATTGTTCCATTTATCTCAAGCTCTTTTTTCTTTGATTTTTATGAAGACATCTCCCTCATTTTATCACAGACGAATTATAAACTCATCCTCTTGCAGACATTTAACGATGAGAAAAAAGAAAAGGAAGCACTGGAACTTTGCATACAAAGCAATATCGAAGGAATAATCATTTCTCCTGTAAAAAATGATTCAAGTTTATCACTCTTGTTTTATATCATGGAACAGATCTGCCCTGTGATTATTTTTGACCGGATAAACCATCAACTTGACACCTTTAAAATCGGAATCCAAAACAACAAAGTCATCTATCAAGCAACAGAAGAAATGATCAAAAACAAACGCGAAAATATCATTCTTTTATTATGCAAAGATATCGGTGGAAATGTAAGCAGAATAAAAGGATATAAAGATGCCCTCTTTAATGCCTCTATTCCTTTTAAAGAAGAAAATATTGTTGAAATATCCTACTCAAGCCCAAAAGATAATATCGATGACGAACTGGAAAGCAAAATAAACACGTTATTAAATAAGCCCTCCGCTCCAAATGCACTCCTCTCAACGACAGACACCTTGTCGCTAAAAGTTTTGCACATATTAAATAAATTAGAGGTGAAAATTCCTGATGACATGAACTTAATTGGCTTTAGCAACACCCCTTTTGCCAACAGCCTCAACCCATCTTTAACAACAATCACCCAGCCAACACAGCTTATGGCAGAAAAATCAGTAGAGCTTCTCTTGCAGATGTTAAAGAAAAAAAACAAAAAGAATTATTTCGAATTCGAGACGTATTTTTTGGACTGCAGTATCGAACACCGAAAATCTACATCATCCCTTTAA
- a CDS encoding enoyl-CoA hydratase/isomerase family protein, whose protein sequence is MEKLNFIKVHVEGHVFNLTLARSDKRNAFSPTMVSEIAYALNLANSNPDVRLVQIEAEGPVFCAGMDLKAFEDPTVDIGNSTIPKVEKSLAEIFACLDKPSICVVRGDVIAGGFLIALSCTYLFALPQVRFSLPEVKIGLFPFQVLALLTEYMPERKAMDLCISGRSFSAEEALEKEILYGMLDPEETVLTELKRTILENAPLAISRGFVTLRKLKEQDYDDKYNFLLESLADLRKTNDFKEGMDAMRNKRKANWQNS, encoded by the coding sequence ATGGAAAAACTGAATTTTATTAAAGTGCACGTTGAGGGGCATGTGTTCAACTTGACCTTAGCCCGTTCGGATAAAAGAAATGCTTTTAGTCCGACAATGGTGAGCGAGATAGCCTATGCATTGAATCTGGCGAATAGCAATCCTGATGTTCGTTTAGTACAAATAGAGGCTGAAGGTCCGGTGTTCTGTGCTGGTATGGATCTTAAAGCTTTTGAGGACCCTACGGTAGATATTGGAAATTCGACAATTCCCAAGGTTGAAAAGTCACTGGCAGAAATATTTGCCTGTTTAGATAAGCCTTCAATCTGTGTTGTTAGGGGCGATGTTATTGCAGGTGGTTTTTTGATAGCATTATCCTGTACGTATCTGTTTGCTCTCCCTCAGGTACGTTTTTCTTTGCCTGAAGTGAAAATTGGGCTCTTTCCATTTCAGGTGTTAGCGTTGCTTACAGAATACATGCCTGAAAGAAAAGCGATGGATCTCTGTATCAGCGGTCGGTCTTTTTCTGCTGAGGAGGCTTTGGAAAAGGAAATCTTGTATGGCATGCTGGATCCCGAAGAAACAGTATTGACAGAATTGAAAAGGACGATTTTGGAAAATGCTCCCTTGGCTATATCACGGGGATTTGTAACACTGCGAAAATTAAAAGAGCAAGATTATGATGATAAGTATAACTTTCTCTTAGAGAGCTTGGCAGATTTGCGTAAAACCAATGATTTCAAAGAGGGGATGGATGCAATGCGAAATAAAAGAAAAGCCAACTGGCAAAATAGCTAA
- a CDS encoding hydroxymethylglutaryl-CoA lyase: MMRDQVVLVDCPRDAVQGLHNFIETDKKIKHINTLIESELFDVIDFGSFVSPKAVPQLADTKAVLEGIRKNEKVKLLAIVANLRGAQEAALEEKIDFLGYPFSISETFQLRNTNMGLAASYQQVKEMKALADSQDKSLVVYISMAFGNPYSDPWSPLFVEEWIGKLCDLGIREFSLADTTSEADANQISELFSFVKSRFPTLEVGAHFHARREESLAKIEAAYLAGCRKFEGALLGYGGCPFAKDDLVGNIPSELLLHYFGRGTDAEIIGLEHSFRQMIL; the protein is encoded by the coding sequence ATGATGAGGGATCAAGTTGTATTGGTTGATTGCCCAAGAGACGCTGTTCAAGGGCTTCATAACTTTATTGAGACAGATAAGAAAATTAAACATATCAATACGTTAATCGAAAGTGAGCTGTTTGATGTTATTGATTTTGGATCTTTCGTTTCGCCGAAAGCAGTTCCGCAGTTGGCGGATACAAAAGCAGTCCTAGAAGGAATCAGAAAGAATGAAAAAGTGAAGTTATTGGCCATTGTCGCCAATCTTCGGGGCGCGCAGGAGGCAGCTCTAGAGGAGAAAATCGACTTTTTAGGGTATCCATTTTCAATATCGGAAACATTTCAACTTCGAAATACCAATATGGGCTTGGCGGCTTCTTATCAGCAGGTGAAAGAAATGAAAGCTTTGGCCGACTCGCAGGATAAATCTCTAGTCGTCTATATTAGCATGGCTTTTGGAAACCCATATAGTGACCCTTGGTCCCCACTTTTTGTAGAAGAGTGGATTGGAAAATTATGCGATCTGGGTATCCGGGAATTTTCTTTGGCAGACACAACTTCAGAAGCCGATGCAAATCAGATTTCGGAATTATTTAGTTTTGTTAAATCTCGTTTTCCAACTCTGGAAGTAGGTGCACATTTTCATGCAAGGCGAGAGGAAAGTCTTGCAAAGATTGAAGCAGCTTACCTCGCAGGTTGCCGTAAATTTGAAGGCGCATTGCTTGGTTATGGCGGCTGTCCATTTGCAAAAGATGATTTGGTTGGTAATATACCTTCAGAACTCTTGTTGCATTATTTTGGACGAGGAACTGATGCTGAAATAATCGGATTGGAGCATAGCTTCAGACAAATGATTTTGTAG
- a CDS encoding acyl-CoA dehydrogenase family protein, with product MFIENKQQMDMIRQSARDFAQYHIKPYVMEWDEAQIFPIEVFKKLGEHGFMGVIVPEEYGGSGLGYQEYITVLDEISKVCGSIGLSVAAHNSLCTNHILSFASEEQKKHYLPKLATAEWIGAWGLTETGSGSDAGGMTTFAERDGDHYVLNGSKNFITHAISSSVAVVIARTGAKGDKKGMSAFIVEKGTPGFTAGKKENKLGMRASETACLFFDNCRIHRDQLIGEEGQGFVQALKLLDGGRISIAALSLGIARGAYECALKYAHEREQFGKKIYEFQAVSFALADMATQVEASELLTRQAGYLKDHGDRVSKIGAMAKLYASEAAVSVSNESVQIFGGYGFTKDYPAEKFFRDAKLCTIGEGTSSIQKMVIAREIEKDIL from the coding sequence ATGTTTATTGAAAATAAACAACAAATGGATATGATCAGACAAAGTGCACGAGATTTTGCACAGTATCATATCAAACCTTATGTGATGGAATGGGACGAAGCCCAAATATTTCCAATAGAAGTTTTTAAAAAGTTAGGCGAACACGGTTTCATGGGAGTAATCGTTCCTGAAGAATATGGCGGGTCAGGGCTCGGGTATCAGGAATACATTACCGTTTTGGATGAAATCTCCAAGGTATGTGGTTCAATCGGGCTTTCTGTGGCGGCGCATAATTCCTTGTGCACAAATCATATATTGAGCTTTGCCAGTGAAGAACAGAAGAAACATTATCTTCCAAAGTTGGCGACAGCTGAATGGATCGGTGCCTGGGGGCTTACAGAAACCGGTTCCGGTTCTGACGCCGGTGGAATGACGACATTTGCGGAGAGAGATGGTGATCATTACGTGTTAAATGGTTCTAAAAATTTTATCACGCATGCCATCAGTTCAAGTGTTGCTGTCGTTATTGCACGAACTGGGGCTAAGGGGGATAAAAAAGGGATGTCGGCTTTCATTGTTGAGAAAGGTACACCTGGATTTACTGCGGGAAAGAAAGAAAATAAATTGGGGATGCGTGCCTCAGAAACTGCCTGTCTTTTTTTTGATAATTGTCGGATTCATCGGGATCAACTCATCGGTGAGGAAGGGCAGGGCTTTGTGCAGGCTTTAAAATTATTGGATGGCGGACGTATTTCGATTGCGGCACTTTCTTTGGGTATTGCCCGCGGAGCTTACGAGTGTGCGCTGAAATATGCACACGAGCGTGAGCAATTTGGGAAAAAGATTTACGAATTTCAGGCAGTTTCTTTTGCACTTGCAGATATGGCTACACAAGTAGAGGCAAGCGAATTGTTAACGAGGCAGGCGGGCTATTTAAAGGATCATGGGGACCGTGTTTCTAAAATTGGAGCGATGGCTAAACTTTATGCGTCGGAGGCTGCTGTTAGTGTCTCGAATGAATCTGTGCAGATCTTTGGTGGTTATGGATTTACAAAGGACTATCCTGCCGAGAAGTTTTTTAGAGATGCTAAACTATGTACCATAGGTGAAGGGACTTCAAGTATTCAGAAAATGGTGATCGCCAGAGAGATTGAGAAAGATATTTTATAG
- a CDS encoding GntR family transcriptional regulator, translating into MEFNANKAIYLQIAEYVCDHILLATWKVDEKLPSVRELAVQMEVNPNTVMRTYDMLQQKEIIANKRGIGFFLTQESVKNVKLYRKAIFLEEDLPLFFRNIYLLEIGLDELEQRYRRFVSQNFNQNES; encoded by the coding sequence ATGGAGTTCAATGCAAATAAAGCCATTTACCTTCAGATTGCTGAGTACGTATGTGATCATATTCTACTGGCAACCTGGAAAGTGGATGAAAAACTCCCCTCAGTAAGGGAATTGGCAGTTCAGATGGAGGTTAACCCCAATACTGTTATGCGGACCTATGATATGTTGCAGCAGAAAGAAATTATAGCTAATAAGCGCGGGATCGGTTTTTTTCTGACACAAGAATCGGTGAAGAATGTGAAGTTATATAGAAAGGCAATTTTTCTAGAAGAAGATCTTCCCTTGTTTTTTCGTAATATTTATTTATTGGAAATCGGTCTGGATGAGTTAGAGCAACGTTATAGACGGTTTGTAAGTCAGAATTTTAATCAAAATGAGTCATGA
- the prmC gene encoding peptide chain release factor N(5)-glutamine methyltransferase, with the protein MKILQDFELLFQHELQGLYDEDEIKAIFLVVVAEKFGLNRTNYQLRKTDIVKEADKAEVLSILQNLKKHRPIQYILNKADFYGEVFQVNESVLIPRQETEELVDLIIKNHKSSQNLKIIDIGTGSGCIPITLSKHLNNALVTTIDISKEAIKTAQENAKNLKTQVQFINADIFEWEYIFSDQHYNIIVSNPPYITPGEKQHMNQNVLAHEPELALFIEESAPLIFYDVISSFALKHLTPDGDLYFEINQYLGPEMKELMVKKGFEQVKLIKDINGADRIIHAKKAR; encoded by the coding sequence ATGAAAATACTTCAAGATTTCGAATTATTATTTCAACATGAGCTTCAGGGGTTATATGATGAGGATGAAATAAAAGCAATATTCTTAGTGGTTGTTGCCGAAAAGTTTGGGTTAAATAGAACCAATTATCAATTGAGAAAAACAGATATCGTCAAGGAGGCGGATAAGGCTGAAGTACTTAGCATCCTTCAGAATCTAAAAAAGCACAGACCTATACAGTACATACTCAATAAAGCAGATTTTTATGGTGAAGTTTTCCAGGTCAATGAATCGGTCCTCATTCCACGCCAGGAAACTGAAGAACTTGTCGATCTGATCATCAAAAACCACAAATCTTCTCAAAACCTAAAAATTATAGATATCGGAACTGGCTCTGGCTGCATCCCGATCACCTTATCAAAGCATCTCAATAATGCCCTAGTAACAACGATAGACATCTCAAAAGAGGCGATAAAAACAGCACAAGAAAATGCTAAGAATTTAAAAACTCAGGTTCAATTTATCAATGCGGATATATTTGAATGGGAATACATTTTCTCCGACCAACATTATAATATCATTGTATCCAATCCGCCCTATATAACCCCGGGAGAAAAGCAGCATATGAATCAAAACGTATTGGCTCATGAACCTGAGCTCGCATTATTCATTGAAGAAAGCGCTCCATTGATTTTTTATGATGTTATTTCATCCTTTGCTTTGAAACATTTAACCCCAGATGGAGATCTATATTTTGAAATCAATCAATATCTCGGTCCAGAAATGAAGGAACTTATGGTCAAAAAAGGATTTGAACAGGTCAAACTCATAAAAGATATCAATGGAGCAGACCGAATAATCCATGCAAAAAAAGCGCGATAA
- a CDS encoding acyl-CoA carboxylase subunit beta produces MKELLALLRQKRENLKLGGGIDKIKKLKEKGKMTAWERIEYLLDPDREYLEIGMFAGEGMYKEHGGCINAGCAAVLGYVKSKLCVIVSNDATVKAGAWFPISAKKNLRAQEIAMENNLPIIYLVDSAGVFLPMQDEIFPDKEHFGRIFRNNARMSSMGIPQIAAIMGSCVAGGAYLPIMSDYAFIVEGTGSVFLAGPYLVKSAIGETVDAETLGGASTHSEISGVTDNKFPDDQSCLEAIKNVIDKIGGNPKANFDRKISLPPKTDPSKIVEILPEDRTKPYRMQDILNAIVDAETFEEYKPDYGKTIVCGLARIDGWAVGIVANQREIIKAKKPGKTMEMQMGGVIYSDSADKAARFIMNCNQQRIPLVFFQDVTGFMVGSRSEQGGIIKDGAKMVNAMANSVVPKFTFIVGNSYGAGNYAMCGKAYDPRLIYAWPTAQMAVMSGAAAGKTLFQIQESALKAKGQEINEEEKNDLLKSIEDRYNEQLSPYYAAARLWVDGIIAPEETRKVISMGIEAANEKPILDRYNVGVIQV; encoded by the coding sequence ATGAAGGAGCTACTCGCATTACTTCGCCAAAAAAGAGAAAATTTAAAACTAGGTGGTGGCATCGATAAAATAAAAAAACTGAAAGAAAAGGGCAAAATGACAGCCTGGGAACGAATAGAATATCTACTGGACCCAGACCGAGAATATTTGGAAATAGGCATGTTTGCCGGCGAAGGAATGTATAAAGAACATGGTGGATGCATTAATGCAGGCTGTGCAGCGGTACTGGGCTATGTAAAATCCAAACTATGTGTCATCGTCTCCAACGATGCAACCGTAAAAGCAGGAGCCTGGTTCCCTATTTCTGCCAAGAAAAATCTACGCGCACAAGAGATTGCCATGGAAAACAATCTTCCAATTATTTATTTGGTAGATTCTGCAGGCGTGTTTTTACCGATGCAGGATGAAATATTTCCCGATAAAGAACACTTTGGCCGCATATTCCGTAACAATGCCCGAATGTCATCCATGGGAATACCTCAAATTGCAGCAATCATGGGAAGTTGCGTGGCAGGAGGCGCTTATCTCCCTATTATGTCCGACTACGCCTTTATCGTCGAAGGAACAGGCTCTGTATTTTTAGCAGGCCCATACCTGGTCAAATCTGCGATAGGTGAAACCGTAGACGCTGAAACACTCGGCGGAGCTTCTACACATTCGGAGATATCCGGCGTGACAGACAATAAATTTCCCGACGACCAAAGTTGTTTAGAGGCTATAAAAAATGTTATCGATAAAATCGGTGGAAATCCAAAAGCTAATTTCGATAGAAAGATAAGCCTACCCCCAAAAACTGATCCGAGTAAAATAGTAGAGATTCTTCCCGAAGACAGGACAAAACCTTATCGCATGCAGGATATCCTGAATGCAATTGTAGACGCAGAGACTTTCGAAGAATACAAACCCGATTATGGGAAAACCATTGTATGCGGCCTTGCCCGCATAGATGGCTGGGCTGTCGGGATCGTTGCTAATCAACGCGAGATCATTAAAGCCAAAAAACCTGGCAAAACCATGGAAATGCAGATGGGCGGAGTTATCTATAGTGATTCAGCAGATAAGGCGGCGCGCTTCATCATGAATTGCAACCAGCAGCGCATTCCACTTGTTTTTTTTCAGGACGTCACTGGTTTTATGGTAGGGAGCCGATCTGAACAAGGGGGGATTATCAAAGATGGCGCAAAAATGGTCAATGCAATGGCCAACTCCGTAGTCCCAAAATTTACATTTATTGTCGGAAACAGTTATGGCGCAGGAAATTATGCAATGTGTGGAAAAGCGTATGACCCACGACTAATCTACGCCTGGCCTACCGCCCAAATGGCAGTCATGAGCGGTGCCGCAGCAGGCAAAACACTGTTTCAAATCCAAGAATCAGCTTTAAAGGCCAAAGGTCAAGAAATTAATGAAGAAGAGAAAAACGACCTCCTTAAATCCATCGAAGACCGGTACAACGAGCAATTGAGTCCATATTACGCTGCTGCAAGACTATGGGTTGATGGAATTATAGCACCTGAAGAAACACGAAAAGTTATCAGCATGGGAATTGAAGCTGCCAACGAAAAACCTATCTTAGACCGGTATAATGTAGGTGTTATACAGGTCTGA
- the ribD gene encoding bifunctional diaminohydroxyphosphoribosylaminopyrimidine deaminase/5-amino-6-(5-phosphoribosylamino)uracil reductase RibD, whose protein sequence is MDMHKQYMHRCLELAQMGAGSVSPNPMVGAVIVLDGKIIGEGYTSPYGGPHAEVNAVQQVMQRYGEKAKELIEGSNFYVSLEPCAHYGKTPPCANMIAELKPLKVFIACLDPFGKVNGRGVQILREAGIEVEIGLLEKEAVWLNRRFFTRIGQYRPYVILKWAQTRDGFIGKKNKQVWISNAASQQLVHRWRAEEDAILVGTNTAVVDDPSLSVRKWKGKNPLRILLDRDLAIPLDAHILDSQADTIVFNAKKTDWIANVKYIELENYGLYLPQNILYQLYLMDIQSIIIEGGRATLQMFIDAGLWDEARVFESETNLSSGIKAPLFKGQILESKLVSNDILKIYKKQ, encoded by the coding sequence ATGGATATGCACAAGCAATATATGCATCGTTGTTTGGAACTCGCCCAAATGGGGGCGGGTTCAGTAAGTCCCAATCCAATGGTTGGGGCAGTCATTGTTTTGGACGGTAAAATTATCGGTGAAGGGTATACTTCTCCTTACGGTGGACCGCACGCTGAAGTCAATGCTGTACAACAGGTTATGCAAAGGTATGGTGAAAAAGCAAAGGAGCTTATCGAAGGAAGTAATTTTTATGTCAGCCTCGAGCCTTGTGCGCATTATGGGAAGACACCCCCCTGTGCCAATATGATTGCTGAGCTAAAACCTTTGAAAGTTTTTATAGCATGTTTGGATCCCTTCGGCAAAGTCAATGGTAGAGGAGTGCAGATACTGCGCGAAGCAGGTATTGAAGTTGAAATCGGTCTGCTCGAAAAAGAAGCCGTTTGGCTCAACCGTCGTTTTTTTACCCGTATTGGTCAATACCGCCCATATGTTATTTTAAAATGGGCGCAAACCAGGGATGGTTTTATAGGGAAAAAAAATAAGCAGGTTTGGATCAGTAATGCCGCAAGCCAACAGCTCGTTCATCGTTGGAGAGCAGAAGAGGATGCTATCTTAGTTGGTACAAATACCGCAGTTGTAGATGATCCCAGTCTGAGCGTGAGAAAGTGGAAGGGTAAAAATCCATTGCGTATTCTTTTAGACAGGGATCTTGCCATTCCGCTGGATGCACATATTCTCGATAGTCAGGCCGATACTATTGTGTTTAATGCTAAAAAGACAGATTGGATAGCAAATGTTAAGTATATTGAGCTTGAAAATTATGGTCTGTATCTACCGCAAAATATCCTTTATCAACTTTATTTAATGGATATTCAATCTATAATCATAGAAGGCGGGCGAGCAACCCTGCAAATGTTTATAGATGCGGGGCTGTGGGATGAGGCCAGGGTCTTCGAGTCTGAAACGAATTTATCGAGCGGGATTAAGGCTCCTCTATTCAAGGGGCAAATACTAGAAAGTAAATTAGTTTCCAATGATATTTTAAAGATCTATAAGAAACAGTAA
- a CDS encoding ABC transporter ATP-binding protein has translation MVTIQNLNFSYSKSRLLFLHMDLELKQGHIYGLLGKNGAGKSTLLKNIAGLVYPVSGRVDVLGHNPNRREPSLLREISFIPEEFYLPAVKSEQFLKANAGFYSNFDQVYFDQLIREFDIPIEQKLANMSYGQKKKYIISFGLASNTKLIIMDEPTNGLDIPSKVQFQKIMASAITDDRCVIISTHQVRDLDNLIDAVILLDDHKVALNAPMHVITDRLCFKKVRELPLDTLYSEEGVGGFNVILPNSAAEDSKLDLELLFNAVLQCKEKITDLIKHHEYVKSI, from the coding sequence ATGGTTACTATCCAAAATCTAAATTTCAGCTATAGTAAATCAAGGCTCCTTTTTCTTCATATGGATCTTGAATTGAAGCAGGGGCATATCTATGGGCTATTGGGAAAGAATGGTGCTGGCAAATCAACTTTGCTCAAGAATATTGCCGGTTTGGTATATCCAGTTTCGGGACGGGTTGATGTGCTGGGGCATAACCCTAATCGAAGGGAACCTTCCTTGTTAAGGGAGATTAGTTTTATTCCGGAAGAGTTTTATCTCCCTGCCGTAAAATCAGAACAGTTTCTGAAGGCTAATGCAGGGTTTTACTCCAACTTCGATCAGGTATATTTTGATCAGCTTATTCGTGAGTTCGATATTCCCATTGAGCAAAAATTAGCAAACATGAGTTATGGACAGAAAAAGAAATATATTATTTCTTTCGGTTTAGCGTCTAACACAAAATTGATCATCATGGATGAGCCAACGAATGGTTTGGATATTCCTTCTAAGGTTCAGTTTCAAAAGATCATGGCTTCTGCCATTACTGACGATCGATGTGTAATTATCTCCACACATCAGGTGCGTGATCTGGATAATCTTATTGATGCTGTTATTTTACTTGATGATCATAAGGTTGCACTAAACGCTCCGATGCATGTGATTACTGATCGCTTATGCTTTAAAAAAGTAAGAGAGTTGCCTTTGGATACACTCTATTCCGAAGAAGGAGTAGGCGGTTTTAATGTTATTCTCCCAAACTCGGCGGCAGAAGATTCGAAACTGGATTTGGAGTTGCTATTTAATGCAGTGTTACAGTGCAAGGAAAAAATTACGGACCTTATTAAACATCATGAATATGTCAAATCTATTTAA
- a CDS encoding acetoacetate--CoA ligase, with amino-acid sequence MGKLLWSPTEEQKSLAEINKFKQYVENEHGLFFPSYQDLWAWSTTELANFWKSIAAYFNLKFHSAPTNIVELPADYKSFIGTKWFSGATLNYAEHVFRNTTEKRPALIFQSEQHAKREVSWTELESMVLKLQVYLKELGVQSGDRVAGVLINGIEAVALFLAANSIGAVWSCCSPDFGQASIQERFEQIEPKVLFANSSYYYNGRLFEKAESIQQLSQRLPSLVACVLIDDPIWEEIMKKDLTQVKLQFTAMPFDAPIWILYSSGTTGKPKAITHGVGGMLLEHMKALGLHQNVQHGDRFMWYSTTGWMMWNYALSALLMGNTLCIYDGATNYPDKLSLWRFAQESKVDHFGVGAAYLISCQDQDLKSMTYQPKTIGSTGSPLPPDVFEWLNVQFPESQIVSLSGGTDVCSAFLSGCTLRDVYAGEIQCRTLGAKIEAFDENGHPLYGEVGELVILAPMPCMPIYFWNDGANKKYFDSYFDKYSGVWSHGDWIKITDHDGVIMYGRSDATLNRGGIRIGTAEIYNVLNRTEGVLDSLVICVDHENGSSDMLLFVQLDTGLLNDMLKGEIKRVLRQQYSPRHVPDDIFQVAAIPYTLSGKKLELPIKKIFSGIPVEKAVSVDIMRNRESLLDFEAISKIWRRS; translated from the coding sequence ATGGGAAAATTACTCTGGAGCCCAACAGAAGAGCAAAAATCTCTAGCTGAGATCAATAAGTTTAAACAATATGTGGAGAATGAGCATGGCTTATTCTTTCCATCCTATCAGGACCTTTGGGCATGGTCAACCACGGAACTGGCTAATTTTTGGAAGAGTATAGCCGCCTATTTTAATTTAAAATTTCATTCAGCCCCTACAAATATTGTCGAGTTACCGGCAGATTACAAAAGCTTTATTGGGACAAAGTGGTTTAGTGGGGCTACCTTGAATTATGCTGAACACGTATTTCGGAACACAACGGAAAAGCGTCCTGCATTAATTTTTCAATCTGAACAGCACGCTAAAAGAGAGGTGTCATGGACTGAGTTGGAATCCATGGTTCTCAAACTCCAAGTCTATTTGAAAGAATTAGGTGTACAAAGTGGAGATCGTGTCGCTGGTGTATTGATTAATGGCATCGAAGCCGTTGCGTTATTTTTGGCTGCTAATTCCATCGGTGCGGTTTGGTCCTGTTGTTCGCCCGACTTTGGGCAGGCAAGTATTCAGGAACGTTTTGAGCAGATTGAACCCAAAGTACTCTTCGCAAATTCCAGTTATTACTATAATGGCCGTCTTTTTGAAAAGGCGGAAAGTATTCAGCAACTTTCGCAGCGGCTACCATCCTTAGTGGCTTGTGTTTTGATTGATGATCCTATTTGGGAAGAGATTATGAAAAAGGATCTTACACAAGTTAAGCTCCAATTTACGGCAATGCCTTTTGATGCGCCAATATGGATTTTGTATTCTTCGGGAACTACCGGGAAGCCTAAAGCCATTACACATGGAGTTGGTGGTATGCTGCTGGAACATATGAAAGCACTTGGACTGCATCAAAATGTGCAACACGGCGATCGATTTATGTGGTATTCTACTACAGGATGGATGATGTGGAATTATGCGCTTTCGGCCCTTTTAATGGGAAATACATTGTGTATATATGATGGAGCTACGAATTATCCCGACAAATTGAGTTTATGGAGGTTTGCACAAGAAAGTAAAGTGGATCATTTTGGCGTTGGTGCTGCTTATCTCATCTCCTGTCAAGATCAAGATTTAAAATCCATGACTTATCAGCCGAAAACAATAGGGTCGACAGGCTCACCACTACCACCAGATGTGTTTGAATGGTTAAATGTACAGTTTCCAGAGAGTCAAATTGTCTCATTAAGTGGTGGTACAGATGTTTGCAGCGCCTTTCTTTCGGGGTGCACGTTGCGTGATGTTTATGCCGGGGAGATTCAATGCCGCACCTTAGGAGCTAAGATAGAAGCGTTTGATGAAAATGGTCATCCACTTTATGGGGAGGTTGGAGAACTCGTTATTTTAGCTCCCATGCCCTGCATGCCCATCTATTTTTGGAACGATGGGGCGAATAAAAAATACTTCGATAGTTATTTTGATAAATATAGCGGTGTTTGGAGCCATGGTGATTGGATTAAGATTACTGACCATGATGGAGTAATTATGTACGGGCGTTCAGATGCAACGCTGAACCGTGGCGGCATACGTATTGGTACTGCGGAGATCTATAATGTTTTAAATAGAACCGAGGGGGTCTTGGATAGTTTGGTTATTTGCGTAGATCATGAAAATGGATCATCTGATATGTTGCTTTTTGTTCAATTGGACACTGGCTTATTGAATGACATGTTAAAAGGTGAGATTAAACGGGTGCTTCGGCAGCAATATAGTCCGCGACATGTGCCTGACGATATTTTTCAAGTAGCGGCTATTCCTTATACGTTAAGCGGCAAAAAACTGGAGCTGCCTATTAAAAAAATCTTTTCGGGGATACCCGTAGAAAAAGCGGTGTCAGTAGACATTATGCGGAATCGAGAATCTTTGTTGGATTTTGAAGCGATTAGCAAAATCTGGAGAAGATCCTAA